In the Helianthus annuus cultivar XRQ/B chromosome 11, HanXRQr2.0-SUNRISE, whole genome shotgun sequence genome, one interval contains:
- the LOC110875851 gene encoding uncharacterized protein LOC110875851: protein MANATTWDDFKELIREEYYPRDEIQKLENEYYNLKMLGSEIEAYTKWSHELANMCPNLSRPPHRKIELYIKGLAPQVKGLVTAANLDNLPQIIRLAHKITDQEVECGSLPPRTTATTTTTTPTPDNKHKCNDADKAANSNQSQKKPDNNNSHSFSQSSSVNQNQSNSQTSGSYAGKQPKCNKCGFHHYASCNRACQRYDKNANNNNGGNNNRHNNNNAGNNNNGNNGGNGARGRVFTIGAGDVRNDGSVVTGTFSVNGCFASVLFDSGADWSYVSLGFSRQLGLTLTPLEVKHVVELADGKSIEASHVLLGCKLDLLGQVFNMDLLPVTLGSFDIVIGMDWLSKHRAEILCKEKSVCIPLPSGESLSVLGHRSGAIVSIISSMKTQKCMRKGYPAILALITDTQPKEKRIEDLPVVREFPDVFPEELLGVPPHRQVKFQIDLTPGAAPIAHAPYRLASGELQELANQLQELPLGTLSWDLLSGKFEWSWVVANGTLLDIALPLNILFKLIE, encoded by the exons ATGGCAAACGCGACTACTTGGGACGATTTCAAGGAGTTAATTCGGGAAGAGTACTACCCTCGTGAtgaaattcaaaagttggaaaacgagtactataacTTGAAAATGTTGGgatctgagatcgaggcatataCGAAATGGTCTCATGAGCTGGCAAACATGTGTCCCAATCTATCCCGACCGCCTCATCGCAAAATCGAACTCTACATCAAGGGATTGGCACCACAAGTCAAGGGTTTAGTCACTGCGGCAAATCTTGACAACCTGCCACAGATCATCAGACTGGCTCATAAGATCACTGATCAGGAAGTGGAGTGTGGCTCGTTGCCACCCCGTACTACTgccactactactactactaccccCACCCCTGACAACAAGCATAAATGCAATGACGCAGACAAGGCAGCTAACTCGAACCAGTCGCAAAAGAAGCCTGACAACAACAACAGTCACAGTTTCAGTCAGTCATCTTCAGTCAACCAGAATCAGAGCAATAGTCAAACCTCGGGCTCTTATGCGGGGAAACAGCCGAAGTGCAACAAGTGCGGTTTTCACCACTATGCCTCGTGTAACCGAGCATGTCAAAGGTATGACAAG AATgctaacaacaacaacggtgggaacaataatCGTCACAACAATAATAATGCGGGAAATAACAACAATGGGAATAACGGTGGGAATGGCGCTCGTGGAAGAGTGTTCACTATTGGAGCTGGTGATGTAAGGAACGATGGCAGCGTCGTGACTGGTACGTTCTCTGTCAATGGTTGTTTCGCTTCTgtattattcgactctggtgccgattggagttatgtgtctctGGGGTTTAGTCGTCAGTTAGGGTTAACTCTAACGCCTCTCGAGGTCAAACACGTAGTAGAATTGGCTGATGGGAAGTCGATTGAAGCCTCACATGTTCTTTTAGGGTGCAAACTTGATCTCTTGGGTCAAGTGTTCAACATGGATCTCCTTCCCGTCACACTTGGTAGCTTTGATAtagttattggtatggattggttgtcaaagcACCGAGCCGAAATACTTTGCAAGGAGAAAAGCGTGTGTATACCCCTCCCTAGTGGGGAATCGCTATCTGTTCTGGGTCATAGAAGTGGTGCGATCGTCAGCATCATTTCATCCATGAAAACCCAAAAATGTATGCGGAAGGGCTATCCTGCTATCCTCGCGCTTATTACCGATACCCAGCCTAAAGAGAAGAGAATTGAGGATCTACCAGTTGTTCGTGAGtttcctgatgtttttcccgagGAACTTCTAGGCGTACCTCCACACCGTCAGGTGAAGTTCCAAATTGATCTTACTCCAGGAGCAGCTCCGATTGCCCATGCACCTTACCGTCTTGCATCTGGAGAGTTGCAAGAACTGGCTAACCAACTCCAGGAACT